The Streptomyces europaeiscabiei genome window below encodes:
- a CDS encoding DUF1048 domain-containing protein produces MNFWETITGSDLTREWKAFEARAEALPDDHQAAWEQIKGHLFPHGSFTGRSLMPILDAALGLLEETAADGQNVHEVLGDDIRGFCTALAGGEGARTYRDRWREQLNRNVARKLSRLGG; encoded by the coding sequence ATGAACTTCTGGGAGACCATCACAGGCAGCGATCTCACCAGGGAATGGAAGGCGTTCGAAGCCCGGGCCGAGGCCCTGCCGGACGACCACCAGGCGGCGTGGGAACAGATCAAGGGCCACCTCTTTCCCCATGGGAGCTTCACCGGCCGCAGCCTGATGCCGATCCTCGACGCCGCCCTGGGGCTGCTCGAAGAAACAGCGGCGGACGGGCAGAACGTCCACGAGGTGCTCGGCGACGACATCCGAGGCTTTTGCACAGCGCTGGCCGGTGGAGAAGGGGCGCGAACCTATCGCGACCGGTGGCGCGAGCAGTTGAACAGGAACGTCGCAAGGAAACTGAGCCGGCTGGGAGGCTGA
- a CDS encoding PadR family transcriptional regulator gives MDDLTEMLKGTLEGCVLEIIGSEETYGYAITRQLNELGFADVIEGTVYTILLRLERNGLVQVTKRPSGVGPPRKFYALNEAGREELAKFWAKWQYVSARIDKLKEGAR, from the coding sequence ATGGACGACCTGACGGAGATGCTGAAGGGCACGCTCGAAGGGTGCGTGCTCGAAATCATCGGCAGCGAGGAGACCTACGGGTACGCCATCACCCGTCAGCTGAACGAGCTCGGCTTCGCCGACGTCATCGAGGGGACGGTGTACACGATCCTGCTGCGGCTGGAGAGGAACGGACTCGTCCAGGTGACGAAACGACCGTCCGGGGTTGGTCCGCCGCGCAAGTTCTACGCGCTCAACGAAGCCGGACGCGAGGAACTCGCGAAGTTCTGGGCGAAATGGCAGTACGTCTCAGCACGCATCGACAAGCTCAAGGAGGGCGCGAGATGA
- a CDS encoding ArsR/SmtB family transcription factor: MLTVASDIEVLARFGRALADPIRCRILLALREAPAYPADLADTLGVSRTRLSNHLACLRDCGLVATVPDGRRTRYELADERLGHALDNLRTAVVAVETDRTCVDADEKGCC; this comes from the coding sequence GTGCTGACTGTTGCCTCCGACATCGAAGTCCTCGCCCGGTTCGGCCGCGCGCTCGCCGACCCGATCCGCTGCCGCATCCTGCTCGCCTTGCGCGAGGCTCCGGCCTACCCCGCCGACCTCGCCGACACGCTCGGCGTCTCCCGCACCCGGCTGTCCAACCACCTCGCCTGTCTGCGCGACTGCGGACTGGTCGCCACCGTGCCCGACGGCCGTCGTACCCGTTACGAGTTGGCCGACGAACGCCTCGGCCACGCGCTCGACAACCTGCGTACCGCCGTGGTGGCCGTCGAGACCGACCGCACCTGCGTGGACGCCGACGAGAAGGGGTGCTGCTGA
- a CDS encoding cation transporter — MTAISLGPSPARRDALARRIRLLVAATITYNVIEAVAALTAGTLASSTALIGFGLDSVIEVSSAAAVAWQFSAREHAVREAREKTTLRIIAVSFFVLAAYVAIDAVRSLASTSEAERSLPGIALAALSLAVMPLLSAAQRRAGRELGSASAVADSKQTLLCTYLSAVLLVGLILNATLGWSWADPAAALVIAAIAVKEGRDAWRGDGCCAIPVTGAAQAQAEDGCGCRSGCTCC; from the coding sequence ATGACGGCGATATCCCTCGGCCCCTCCCCGGCCCGGCGTGACGCGCTCGCCCGACGGATACGTCTGCTGGTGGCCGCGACCATCACGTACAACGTCATCGAGGCGGTCGCCGCCCTCACCGCCGGCACTCTGGCCTCCTCCACCGCCCTGATCGGCTTCGGCCTGGACTCCGTCATCGAGGTCTCCTCGGCCGCCGCGGTCGCTTGGCAGTTCTCCGCCCGCGAGCACGCCGTACGCGAAGCGCGCGAGAAGACGACCCTGCGCATCATCGCGGTGTCGTTCTTCGTGCTCGCCGCCTATGTGGCGATTGATGCCGTACGTTCACTGGCCAGCACCAGCGAGGCGGAACGCTCCCTCCCCGGCATCGCGCTCGCCGCGCTCTCCCTCGCGGTCATGCCGCTCCTGTCCGCAGCCCAACGCCGGGCCGGGCGCGAACTCGGCTCCGCCAGCGCGGTCGCCGACTCCAAACAGACCCTGCTGTGCACGTACCTCTCGGCCGTACTCCTGGTCGGCCTGATTCTCAACGCCACCCTCGGCTGGTCCTGGGCCGACCCCGCCGCCGCTCTCGTCATCGCGGCCATCGCAGTCAAAGAGGGCCGCGACGCCTGGCGCGGGGACGGGTGCTGTGCCATCCCGGTCACCGGTGCGGCCCAGGCCCAGGCCGAGGACGGGTGCGGGTGCCGGTCCGGCTGCACTTGCTGCTGA
- a CDS encoding ATP-binding cassette domain-containing protein, with protein sequence MPSRSRSGLEVFCADPELRQPFPHCRVMDSPADAADATGAPPGRSETVVPELAITLGLTPDLLPRHPHEVSNGQLQRACLARALVLRPRWLICDEMTAMLDAAAALSGLATGWEIVGIWLGLLTGLATTALLLLRRFNRGIRLQGTLTAVATP encoded by the coding sequence GTGCCGTCTCGCTCCCGCAGCGGTCTCGAGGTGTTTTGCGCCGATCCAGAGCTCCGTCAACCCTTTCCGCACTGCCGGGTGATGGATTCTCCGGCGGACGCGGCTGATGCCACGGGCGCTCCACCGGGGAGGTCCGAGACGGTAGTCCCCGAACTCGCCATCACCCTCGGCCTCACCCCCGACCTGCTGCCCAGACACCCGCACGAGGTCAGCAACGGACAGCTCCAACGCGCCTGCCTGGCCCGCGCCCTCGTTCTGCGCCCCCGCTGGCTCATCTGCGACGAAATGACAGCGATGCTCGACGCCGCCGCCGCGCTCTCCGGCCTCGCCACGGGCTGGGAGATCGTCGGCATCTGGCTGGGCCTGCTCACCGGCCTCGCCACGACCGCGCTGCTGCTGTTGCGTCGCTTCAACCGCGGCATTCGGCTTCAGGGGACGCTCACGGCGGTGGCGACACCCTGA
- a CDS encoding DUF4365 domain-containing protein, with protein sequence MAAEASSWQKEQVSRAYVHVLATQGGYTICDWNVDKDGVDVTLRSHGLMVDIQLKCTQSPRIVRGGYSFDLDVETYDKLRDPERSAPGHLALLIVPPDIGRWVTHQPESIVLACHGYWASLQGKGKANGSVTTAVSLPEHQPLTVKAMNAMFDAARRLTNASGREVD encoded by the coding sequence GTGGCCGCAGAGGCGTCGAGTTGGCAGAAGGAACAAGTCAGTCGCGCCTATGTGCATGTCCTTGCAACTCAGGGCGGTTACACGATCTGCGACTGGAATGTCGACAAGGACGGCGTCGATGTCACCCTTCGCTCGCACGGCCTGATGGTCGACATCCAGCTCAAGTGCACGCAGAGCCCGCGCATCGTTCGTGGTGGCTACAGCTTCGACCTCGACGTCGAGACGTACGACAAGCTGCGCGACCCGGAACGCTCAGCCCCGGGCCACCTCGCCTTATTGATAGTTCCCCCGGACATCGGCCGCTGGGTGACTCATCAGCCGGAGTCGATCGTCCTGGCCTGTCATGGCTATTGGGCCTCGTTACAGGGCAAGGGGAAGGCCAACGGCAGCGTCACCACTGCAGTCAGCCTCCCTGAACACCAGCCGCTCACAGTGAAGGCCATGAACGCGATGTTCGACGCGGCGCGTCGGCTGACCAATGCCAGCGGTCGGGAGGTGGACTGA
- a CDS encoding glutamate ligase domain-containing protein yields MPETDGDTTEATGGRRVAVLGEMLELGDEAVEAHREVGRMAAENGVDLVVTVGDTLAKQLALAAGAAGVPDIAMVGDNGTAAAYLASILRPDDVVLVKASRGGQLWQIAQALTGQPVTGL; encoded by the coding sequence ATGCCCGAGACAGACGGCGACACGACCGAGGCCACAGGCGGCCGGAGGGTCGCCGTACTCGGAGAGATGCTGGAGTTGGGCGACGAAGCAGTGGAGGCCCACCGCGAGGTCGGGCGCATGGCGGCCGAGAACGGCGTCGATCTCGTCGTGACGGTCGGCGATACCCTCGCCAAGCAACTCGCCCTCGCGGCGGGCGCAGCGGGCGTCCCGGACATCGCGATGGTCGGTGACAACGGCACCGCCGCCGCCTACCTGGCCTCCATCCTCCGCCCCGACGATGTCGTCCTCGTGAAGGCGTCCCGCGGTGGACAGCTCTGGCAGATCGCCCAAGCACTCACCGGGCAACCCGTCACCGGCCTGTAG